One segment of Rosa chinensis cultivar Old Blush chromosome 6, RchiOBHm-V2, whole genome shotgun sequence DNA contains the following:
- the LOC112173591 gene encoding E3 ubiquitin-protein ligase TRIM47-like gives MDGSDGGSGFTCNICFESADKDPIVTPCGHLYCKSCIYTWLRNPRHDSKRCPCPVCNAIIEDSKLIPLYGIGKSQDLNQKSRPIPVASVEIPERQAGQKSATTSTPYRPTPSAPEWLTGPRPATPSAPEWPTDPTPTPSAPEWPTGPRPATPSAPIWTDPRPATPSVPNCSSDQTLATPSTANVILNQVCRLLIRVGQYMLVRIIDVATDKLIEAVERKINESSEAAEERNDVNEEGSGNNTVSSEEVEVMDSNGEGSHLGPWVVLNPT, from the coding sequence ATGGATGGGAGTGATGGTGGTAGTGGATTCACCTGCAACATTTGCTTTGAATCTGCTGATAAAGATCCAATTGTAACACCTTGTGGCCACCTTTACTGCAAGTCTTGTATATATACATGGCTTCGCAACCCAAGACATGATTCCAAGAGGTGCCCTTGCCCTGTATGCAATGCTATTATAGAGGATAGCAAACTGATTCCTCTGTATGGAATAGGAAAATCACAAGATTTAAATCAAAAGTCTCGGCCTATACCTGTAGCCAGTGTTGAGATCCCAGAAAGGCAAGCTGGTCAAAAGTCTGCCACTACTTCAACTCCATATAGGCCAACTCCTTCAGCTCCAGAGTGGCTGACTGGTCCAAGACCTGCCACTCCTTCAGCTCCAGAGTGGCCAACTGATCCAACACCTACTCCTTCGGCTCCTGAATGGCCGACTGGTCCAAGACCTGCCACTCCTTCAGCTCCCATATGGACTGATCCAAGACCTGCCACTCCATCAGTACCAAACTGTTCATCTGATCAAACACTTGCCACTCCTTCAACTGCCAATGTCATTCTGAACCAAGTTTGTAGGCTGTTAATACGTGTGGGACAGTACATGCTAGTGAGGATAATAGATGTTGCCACAGATAAGCTCATTGAAGCTGTagaaagaaaaatcaatgagTCGAGTGAGGCAGCAGAAGAGAGGAACGATGTTAATGAAGAAGGAAGTGGAAATAATACTGTATCAAGTGAGGAGGTTGAAGTGATGGATAGCAATGGAGAAGGAAGCCATCTGGGACCCTGGGTTGTGCTCAACCCAACTTAG